A genomic stretch from Antarcticibacterium flavum includes:
- a CDS encoding four helix bundle protein — translation MKIWQEGISVVQITYKIVKTFPDYEKYNLVSQLIRCAVSIPSNIAEGTSKRTERHFIQFLENSLGSAFEWETQIIVAYKENYITEDEFNLFEEKIQDLQRMISGFIDNLDNKS, via the coding sequence ATGAAGATTTGGCAGGAGGGAATTTCTGTTGTTCAGATCACTTATAAAATTGTTAAGACTTTTCCCGATTATGAGAAATACAATCTTGTCTCCCAATTAATAAGATGTGCGGTATCCATTCCTTCAAACATTGCAGAAGGAACGAGCAAAAGAACAGAACGGCATTTTATTCAGTTCCTAGAAAATAGCCTGGGTTCGGCATTTGAGTGGGAAACGCAGATAATAGTAGCCTATAAAGAGAATTACATCACCGAGGATGAATTCAATTTATTTGAAGAGAAAATTCAGGATTTACAAAGAATGATATCAGGATTCATAGATAACCTCGATAATAAGTCTTGA